From Chromohalobacter canadensis, one genomic window encodes:
- a CDS encoding aldo/keto reductase has translation MSNVLSLLEEVASPTIGLGCMNLSHGYGTPVPEAEGVRALQAAFEMGYRHFDTATLYGATANESLVGKALEGRRDQLLLASKGGMAIDPALGRKVIDGRPETLRRQCEASLQRLRTDRLDLYYLHRMDRQVPIEESVGALGRLVEEGKLRAVGLSEVSAETLRRAHAEYPVAAVQSEYSLWTRNPEIALLAACRELDTTLVAFSPLGRGFLADAVPDPAHLEESDMRRGMPRFSAEHYPHNQRLLADFTALADELEMTPGQLALAWVTAQGADIVPIPGTRDVAHMRENLAAETLRLDAASREQLNAMMTPDQVRGGRYSEAQQADIDTEEFA, from the coding sequence ATGTCGAATGTGTTGTCTCTTCTCGAGGAGGTTGCGTCGCCGACCATCGGGCTCGGCTGCATGAATCTGTCCCATGGTTACGGGACGCCGGTGCCGGAGGCCGAGGGCGTGCGGGCGTTGCAGGCGGCGTTCGAGATGGGGTATCGGCATTTCGATACCGCGACCCTCTATGGAGCGACGGCCAACGAGTCGCTGGTGGGCAAGGCGCTCGAGGGGCGGCGCGATCAGTTGCTGCTGGCCAGCAAGGGCGGCATGGCGATCGATCCGGCGCTCGGCCGCAAGGTGATCGATGGACGCCCCGAGACGCTGCGTCGCCAGTGCGAGGCGAGCTTGCAGCGCCTGCGGACCGACCGGCTGGATCTCTATTACCTGCATCGCATGGATCGCCAGGTGCCCATCGAGGAAAGCGTCGGGGCGCTGGGTCGTCTGGTAGAAGAGGGCAAGCTTCGTGCGGTGGGGCTTTCCGAGGTCTCCGCCGAGACGCTGCGCCGTGCTCACGCAGAGTACCCGGTGGCAGCGGTGCAGTCGGAATACTCGCTGTGGACGCGCAACCCCGAGATCGCCTTGCTTGCAGCATGCCGTGAACTGGACACCACGCTGGTGGCGTTCAGCCCGTTGGGCCGAGGCTTTCTCGCGGATGCAGTGCCGGACCCGGCGCACCTGGAAGAAAGCGACATGCGTCGTGGCATGCCGCGTTTCAGTGCCGAGCATTACCCGCATAACCAGCGCTTGCTGGCGGATTTCACTGCGCTGGCCGATGAGCTGGAGATGACCCCGGGGCAGTTGGCGCTGGCGTGGGTGACGGCGCAGGGCGCGGATATCGTGCCTATTCCCGGCACGCGTGATGTCGCGCATATGCGCGAAAACCTAGCGGCGGAGACGCTGCGGCTGGATGCGGCCTCGCGCGAACAGTTGAATGCGATGATGACACCCGATCAAGTACGTGGCGGACGCTACAGCGAGGCGCAGCAGGCGGATATCGATACCGAGGAATTTGCCTGA
- a CDS encoding efflux RND transporter permease subunit, with protein MRLSDTAIQRPVLATVFALLLIAFGLLALERLPVQEYPAIDPPVVSVETNYPGASADVVETRITQVIEDRIAGIEGIDLIESTSSDGESEIDITFNLDRDIEAAANDIRDRVSGVSDNLPEEADPPEVEKSDSSDDVIMWLSLTAEGYSVPELTDYANRYLVDRFSTQTGVSRVRVGGGKEYAMRVWLERNALAARELTTTDVEDALRAENVELPAGFLESDSRQFTLRLPRSFETDDDFRDLVIDQGNDGYLTRLSDVARVEVGSVEERSLFRGNGVPMVGLGIMKQSTANILEVSQGVKAEMERLESTLPDGMQLRLNFDSSVFVSGALKEVVATLFIAMGLVVVVIFLFLGNIRTTLIPAVTVPISIIGTFIALNAFGFTLNLLTLLALVLAIGLVVDDAIVVLENVHRRMQLYGETPLVAAFRGTRQIGFAVIATTLVLIAVFVPLSFLRGDIGRLFTEFALTLAAAVAISCLLALSLAPMMCSKVLDPRMHESRISHAVHTLLDATQRLYRYVLVTLLRWRWWCLVAFAALLGATVWLFGELPNEYTPQEDRGNFFILVNGPEGATFDYMQDYMDEIEARLLPMVDKGELRNISVRAPRGYGNIENFNDGMVVVSLADWGERRSAWAIMADVRQRLADLPGVEAAPVMRQGFGGRIQKPVQFVIGGGTYESLVTWRDRLLERIRADEDSGLTALDSDYKETQPQLRIEIDYQRAAALGVNVDTIGRTLQTLLGGRSVTSYVDDGEEYDVILEGERDTQRSPSALDNIQVRSDRSGELIPLASLVTLSNYADASELNRFNRVRAITLEANLTDGTSMGEALGYLNALADDELPADAMIDYKGPSRDYQESSGATTFLMIMGLLVVFLVLAAQFESFVHPLVIMLTVPLAISGALLGLWLTGQSLNIYSQVGMVMLVGLAAKNGILIVEFANQLRDEGRVFRDALIDASVTRLRPILMTAVTTMAGAVPLIFASGPGAETRLVIGTVIFSGVAAATLFTLLVVPVAYDLLARHTGSPNDVSRRLAHEMEGTSG; from the coding sequence ATGCGTCTTTCCGATACCGCCATTCAGCGCCCGGTGCTGGCGACCGTCTTCGCCCTGCTACTGATCGCCTTTGGCCTCCTCGCCCTCGAAAGGCTCCCGGTGCAGGAATATCCTGCCATCGACCCGCCGGTGGTGAGCGTCGAAACGAACTACCCCGGCGCCTCGGCGGATGTGGTGGAAACTCGCATCACGCAAGTGATCGAGGACCGCATCGCCGGCATCGAAGGCATTGATCTTATCGAGTCGACCAGCAGCGATGGCGAGTCGGAAATCGACATCACCTTCAACCTCGACCGCGATATCGAAGCGGCGGCCAACGACATTCGCGATCGCGTCTCCGGGGTCAGCGACAACCTCCCCGAGGAAGCCGATCCCCCGGAGGTGGAAAAATCCGACAGCAGCGATGACGTCATCATGTGGCTGAGCCTCACGGCGGAAGGCTACTCGGTGCCCGAACTGACCGATTACGCCAATCGCTACCTGGTCGACCGCTTTTCCACGCAAACGGGGGTGTCGCGCGTACGCGTCGGCGGCGGCAAGGAATACGCCATGCGCGTATGGCTGGAGCGTAACGCCCTGGCCGCTCGTGAGCTTACCACCACCGATGTGGAAGACGCGCTGCGCGCCGAGAACGTGGAATTGCCCGCCGGCTTTCTGGAATCCGACTCACGCCAGTTCACCTTGCGCCTGCCACGTAGCTTCGAAACCGACGACGACTTCCGCGACCTGGTCATCGACCAGGGCAACGATGGCTATCTCACGCGGCTGAGCGATGTAGCACGTGTCGAGGTCGGCTCAGTGGAGGAGCGCTCGCTGTTTCGCGGCAACGGCGTGCCCATGGTCGGCCTGGGCATCATGAAGCAGTCCACCGCCAACATTCTGGAGGTCTCCCAGGGCGTCAAGGCGGAGATGGAGCGCCTGGAATCGACACTGCCCGATGGCATGCAATTGCGGCTCAACTTCGACTCCTCGGTGTTCGTCTCCGGCGCCCTGAAAGAGGTCGTGGCCACGCTGTTCATCGCCATGGGGCTGGTCGTCGTGGTGATCTTTTTGTTCCTGGGCAACATACGCACCACCCTGATACCTGCAGTCACCGTGCCGATCTCGATCATCGGCACCTTCATCGCCTTGAACGCCTTCGGCTTCACGCTCAACCTGCTCACGCTGCTCGCCCTGGTGCTGGCGATCGGCCTGGTCGTCGACGATGCCATCGTGGTGCTCGAGAACGTTCACCGACGCATGCAGCTTTACGGCGAAACGCCGCTCGTTGCCGCATTTCGCGGTACGCGTCAGATCGGCTTCGCCGTCATCGCCACCACCCTGGTATTGATCGCGGTGTTCGTGCCGTTGAGCTTTCTGCGTGGCGATATCGGCCGGCTGTTCACCGAGTTCGCGCTGACCCTGGCCGCCGCCGTGGCGATCTCGTGCCTGCTGGCGCTGTCGCTGGCGCCGATGATGTGTTCCAAGGTGCTTGACCCCCGCATGCATGAAAGCCGTATCAGCCATGCCGTGCATACCTTGCTCGACGCTACGCAGCGCCTTTATCGCTATGTACTGGTCACCCTTTTGCGGTGGCGCTGGTGGTGTCTCGTGGCATTCGCCGCGCTGCTCGGCGCCACCGTGTGGCTGTTCGGCGAACTGCCCAACGAGTACACCCCGCAGGAAGATCGCGGCAACTTCTTCATCCTCGTCAACGGCCCCGAAGGCGCCACTTTCGACTACATGCAGGATTACATGGACGAGATAGAAGCACGCCTGCTGCCAATGGTCGACAAGGGCGAGCTGCGCAACATCTCGGTACGCGCGCCGCGCGGCTACGGCAACATCGAGAACTTCAACGATGGCATGGTGGTGGTGAGTCTCGCCGATTGGGGCGAGCGGCGCTCGGCCTGGGCGATCATGGCCGACGTACGCCAGCGTCTCGCGGACCTGCCCGGCGTCGAGGCGGCCCCGGTGATGCGGCAAGGCTTTGGGGGGCGCATTCAAAAACCGGTGCAATTCGTCATCGGCGGTGGCACCTACGAATCGCTGGTCACTTGGCGCGATCGCCTGCTCGAACGCATTCGCGCGGACGAGGACTCGGGGCTGACCGCCCTGGATAGCGACTACAAGGAGACCCAGCCGCAACTGCGCATCGAGATCGACTACCAACGCGCCGCCGCGCTGGGCGTGAACGTCGACACCATCGGCCGCACGCTGCAAACGCTTCTCGGGGGGCGCAGCGTCACCAGCTACGTCGACGACGGCGAGGAATACGACGTCATCCTCGAGGGCGAGCGCGACACGCAGCGCAGCCCCAGCGCGCTGGACAACATCCAGGTGCGCTCCGACCGCAGCGGCGAGCTCATCCCCCTGGCGAGTCTGGTGACACTCAGCAACTATGCTGACGCCAGCGAGCTCAACCGTTTCAACCGCGTGCGCGCGATCACCCTGGAGGCCAACCTCACGGACGGCACCTCCATGGGCGAGGCCCTCGGCTACCTCAACGCTCTCGCCGACGACGAACTGCCCGCCGACGCCATGATCGACTACAAGGGTCCTTCGCGGGATTATCAGGAATCCAGCGGCGCCACCACCTTTTTGATGATCATGGGCTTGCTGGTGGTCTTTCTGGTGCTCGCGGCGCAGTTCGAAAGCTTCGTGCATCCGCTGGTCATCATGTTGACCGTACCCCTGGCGATCAGTGGCGCCCTGCTCGGCCTGTGGCTGACCGGTCAGTCGCTGAACATCTACAGTCAGGTGGGCATGGTGATGCTGGTAGGGCTGGCCGCCAAGAACGGCATTCTCATCGTCGAGTTCGCCAACCAGCTGCGCGACGAGGGCCGCGTCTTCCGTGATGCCCTGATAGACGCTTCGGTGACACGCCTGCGTCCGATCCTGATGACTGCCGTCACCACCATGGCCGGTGCCGTGCCGCTGATCTTCGCCAGCGGCCCCGGCGCCGAGACGCGGCTCGTCATCGGCACGGTCATCTTCAGCGGCGTGGCCGCCGCGACGCTGTTTACGCTACTCGTCGTGCCCGTGGCCTACGATCTTTTGGCACGACATACCGGCTCGCCCAACGATGTCAGCCGGCGTCTGGCGCATGAGATGGAAGGAACGTCAGGATGA